A stretch of the Taeniopygia guttata chromosome 3, bTaeGut7.mat, whole genome shotgun sequence genome encodes the following:
- the RAB1A gene encoding ras-related protein Rab-1A produces the protein MSSMNPEYDYLFKLLLIGDSGVGKSCLLLRFADDTYTESYISTIGVDFKIRTIELDGKTIKLQIWDTAGQERFRTITSSYYRGAHGIIVVYDVTDQESFNNVKQWLQEIDRYASENVNKLLVGNKCDLTTKKVVDYTTAKEFADSLGIPFLETSAKNATNVEQSFMTMAAEIKKRMGPGATAGGAEKSNVKIQSTPVKQSSGGCC, from the exons tgaCTATTTATTCAAGCTTCTTCTGATTGGAGACTCCGGTGTTGGGAAATCTTGCCTTCTACTTAGGTTTGCA GATGACACGTACACAGAAAGTTACATCAGCACGATTGGTGTGGACTTCAAAATCAGAACTATAGAACTAGATGGGAAAACAATCAAGCTTCAGATA TGGGACACGGCGGGACAGGAGCGGTTTCGGACTATCACTTCCAGTTACTATAGAGGAGCTCATGGCATCATAGTTGTGTATGATGTTACAGATCAG GAGTCTTTCAATAATGTCAAGCAGTGGCTGCAGGAGATAGACCGTTATGCCAGTGAAAACGTCAACAAGTTGTTGGTGGGGAACAAGTGTGATCTGACCACAAAGAAAGTAGTAGACTATACAACAGCAAAG GAATTTGCAGATTCTCTTGGAATTCCGTTTTTGGAAACCAGTGCAAAGAATGCCACAAATGTAGAACAGTCTTTCATGACCATGGCTGCCGAGATTAAAAAACGAATGGGCCCGGGAGCGACAGCTGGTGGTGCAGAGAAGTCCAATGTTAAAATTCAGAGCACTCCAGTCAAGCAGTCTAGTGGAGGTTGCTGCTAA
- the CEP68 gene encoding centrosomal protein of 68 kDa isoform X2, with product MAVDVGRSPSEESLSGKGEADGRWDGTDTERDFPELAGSLHHLLGTEEAKPSLQGTEGVAVSRHSHMATDLTHRGSSCRPEVSSASTSKLTRARANSSGKEFLVDTDADGDPVPCRAGRWFLSSKEQQVKASGGWEPVSSPPSRRSSAEENISAGSRHDAHVGCRRQSLGAQSPCPSTPELLRPQTPPSPRSRSVLSFSALSSEGNGPSEELSGSLPASTAVPSAATTAARELSCRWAGEGSALQRRQPPGALLDYRSSVGRVREISSYQADYWACAIPDSLPPSPDRSSPHWDPNKEYEDLLDYAYPLKPRYKLGRMPEPFLHDSGIDLDSFSASPEGMSRSTSIYGRAGQARGSRENGLWEFVASAERFSTPRPGKRVFSGTGSYFEPSPIAKASFARSASSHLSRGVAKDESSGPSSPGHLAANGRSWDTRGGSCRNYTGRVKSTSGFLPTTGMLPLRKEWESDEEFLSLPPTLKELERLAQFLSNLSLTIRTPGHDHHNLPHHSTSKQPLSSRLAPFEEVRGGDDRGSTEGYAGRWQHRRSRKPSWENTELYGWIHRDPPHRLHLPAGLRDTLDRMCLNEPRVTGDPKKSQQSESLIQCVKMFCCQLEELIRWLYTVVDVTGSWVPPSPDAESVLASLRRYLEFRKDVADHRSLTESVLERGEALLDCMASNSPALKDTLALIAKQSEELESHAEHLYKSILAAVGGKDVGQDKEGSAHSCSLGAASVRPRLR from the exons ATGGCCGTGGATGTGGGAAGATCACCTTCCGAGGAATCGCTGAGCGGGAAGGGCGAGGCCGATGGCAGGTGGGACGGCACGGACACGGAGAGGGACTTCCcggagctggcagggagcctGCACCACCTTCTAGGGACAGAGGAAGCCAAGCCCAGCCTGCAAGGGACAGAGGGTGTGGCAGTGAGCAGACACAGTCACATGGCCACTGACCTTACCCACCGAGGCTCCAGCTGCCGCCCAGAAGTGTCTTCAGCATCTACATCCAAACTTACCAGAGCAAGAGCAAACTCCTCAGGGAAAGAATTCTTAGTGGATACCGATGCTGATGGTGACCCTGTGCCTTGTCGAGCTGGCCGCTGGTTCCTCTCCTCAAAAGAGCAGCAG GTGAAGGCATCGGGCGGTTGGGAGCCGGTGTCCAGCCCTCCCAGCCGGCGCAGCTCTGCCGAGGAGAACATCTCTGCTGGCAGCCGCCACGATGCCCACGTTGGCTGTCGGAGACAAAGTCTGGGAGCTCAGTCCCCGTGTCCTTCCACCCCAGAGCTCCTGCGGCCCCAAACCCCGCCCAGCCCCCGGAGCCGCTCCGTGCTGAGTTTCTCGGCCCTGTCCTCAGAAGGAAACGGCCCCTCCGAGGAGCTGTCCGGGAGCTTGCCGGCCAGCACGGCCGTCCCTTCTGCAGCCACCACGGCAGCCCGGGAGCTGAGCTGCCGAtgggcaggggaaggcagcGCCCTGCAGAGGCGGCAGCCCCCGGGCGCTCTGCTCGATTACCGCAGCAGCGTGGGGCGCGTCCGGGAGATCTCCTCCTACCAAGCCGATTACTGGGCCTGTGCCATTCCGGATTCGCTGCCCCCCTCTCCGGACCGCAGCTCGCCCCACTGGGACCCCAACAAAGAGTACGAGGACTTGCTGGACTATGCTTACCCGCTGAAGCCGAGGTACAAGCTGGGAAGGATGCCAGAGCCTTTCCTCCATGACTCAGGAATAGATCTGGAcagcttttctgcttctcctgagGGCATGTCCAGGTCCACCAGCATCTACGGCCGAGCTGGGCAGGCTCGGGGAAGCAGAGAAAATGGACTTTGGGAGTTTGTGGCCTCTGCAGAGAGATTCTCCACCCCAAGGCCTGGGAAAAGAGTCTTCTCAGGAACTGGCTCATACTTTGAACCTTCACCTATTGCCAAAGCATCATTTGCAAGGAGTGCTTCCTCTCACCTTTCCAGAGGTGTTGCTAAGGATGAATCATCTGGGCCaagctcacctgggcaccttGCTGCCAATGGGAGAAGCTGGGATACCAGAGGAGGCTCCTGCCGAAACTACACAGGGCGGGTGAAAAGCACCAGTGGGTTTTTACCCACCACAGGAATGCTCCCCCTGAGgaaggagtgggagagtgatgaagaatttctttccctGCCTCCAACACTGAAGGAGCTGGAAAGGCTGGCTCAGTTTTTGTCCAATCTCTCCTTAACAATAAGGACGCCTGGGCATGACCACCATAACCTTCCACATCACAGCACCAGCAAGCAGCCCCTTTCATCTCGGTTGGCTCCTTTTGAAGAAGTGAGAGGTGGGGATGACAGAGGGAGTACTGAGGGTTATGCTGGGCGGTGGCAACACCGCCGCTCCCGAAAGCCCAGCTGGGAAAACACAGAATTGTACGGCTGGATCCACAGGGATCCTCCCCACAGGCTTCATCTACCAGCTGGTCTCAGGGACACATTGGATAGGATGTGCCTAAATGAACCACGGGTCACGGGGGATCCAAAGAAGAGCCAGCAGAGCGAGTCCCTTATCCAGTGTGTTAAG ATGTTTTGCTGCCAGCTGGAAGAGCTGATCCGTTGGCTGTACACCGTGGTGGATGTCACCGGCAGCTGGGTGCCACCCTCGCCCGATGCCGAGAGCGTCTTGGCATCGCTGCGCCGCTACCTG GAATTCAGGAAGGATGTGGCCGACCACCGGAGCCTGACTGAGAGCGTGCTGGAGAGGGGAGAAGCTCTCCTGGACTGCATGGCATCGAATTCACCAG CCTTGAAAGACACGCTGGCTCTGATTGCCAAACAGTCGGAAGAGCTGGAAAGCCACGCAGAGCACCTGTACAAGTCCATCCTGGCTGCCGTGGGGGGCAAGGACGTGGGGCAGGACAAGGAGGGCTCAGcacacagctgctccctgg GTGCTGCCTCCGTCAGACCTAGGCTGCGTTAG
- the CEP68 gene encoding centrosomal protein of 68 kDa isoform X1: MRARGSASSRGRSCVLMAVDVGRSPSEESLSGKGEADGRWDGTDTERDFPELAGSLHHLLGTEEAKPSLQGTEGVAVSRHSHMATDLTHRGSSCRPEVSSASTSKLTRARANSSGKEFLVDTDADGDPVPCRAGRWFLSSKEQQVKASGGWEPVSSPPSRRSSAEENISAGSRHDAHVGCRRQSLGAQSPCPSTPELLRPQTPPSPRSRSVLSFSALSSEGNGPSEELSGSLPASTAVPSAATTAARELSCRWAGEGSALQRRQPPGALLDYRSSVGRVREISSYQADYWACAIPDSLPPSPDRSSPHWDPNKEYEDLLDYAYPLKPRYKLGRMPEPFLHDSGIDLDSFSASPEGMSRSTSIYGRAGQARGSRENGLWEFVASAERFSTPRPGKRVFSGTGSYFEPSPIAKASFARSASSHLSRGVAKDESSGPSSPGHLAANGRSWDTRGGSCRNYTGRVKSTSGFLPTTGMLPLRKEWESDEEFLSLPPTLKELERLAQFLSNLSLTIRTPGHDHHNLPHHSTSKQPLSSRLAPFEEVRGGDDRGSTEGYAGRWQHRRSRKPSWENTELYGWIHRDPPHRLHLPAGLRDTLDRMCLNEPRVTGDPKKSQQSESLIQCVKMFCCQLEELIRWLYTVVDVTGSWVPPSPDAESVLASLRRYLEFRKDVADHRSLTESVLERGEALLDCMASNSPALKDTLALIAKQSEELESHAEHLYKSILAAVGGKDVGQDKEGSAHSCSLGAASVRPRLR, from the exons ATG AGAGCCCGAGGCTCAGCATCATCCCGCGGAAGGAGCTGTGTCCTGATGGCCGTGGATGTGGGAAGATCACCTTCCGAGGAATCGCTGAGCGGGAAGGGCGAGGCCGATGGCAGGTGGGACGGCACGGACACGGAGAGGGACTTCCcggagctggcagggagcctGCACCACCTTCTAGGGACAGAGGAAGCCAAGCCCAGCCTGCAAGGGACAGAGGGTGTGGCAGTGAGCAGACACAGTCACATGGCCACTGACCTTACCCACCGAGGCTCCAGCTGCCGCCCAGAAGTGTCTTCAGCATCTACATCCAAACTTACCAGAGCAAGAGCAAACTCCTCAGGGAAAGAATTCTTAGTGGATACCGATGCTGATGGTGACCCTGTGCCTTGTCGAGCTGGCCGCTGGTTCCTCTCCTCAAAAGAGCAGCAG GTGAAGGCATCGGGCGGTTGGGAGCCGGTGTCCAGCCCTCCCAGCCGGCGCAGCTCTGCCGAGGAGAACATCTCTGCTGGCAGCCGCCACGATGCCCACGTTGGCTGTCGGAGACAAAGTCTGGGAGCTCAGTCCCCGTGTCCTTCCACCCCAGAGCTCCTGCGGCCCCAAACCCCGCCCAGCCCCCGGAGCCGCTCCGTGCTGAGTTTCTCGGCCCTGTCCTCAGAAGGAAACGGCCCCTCCGAGGAGCTGTCCGGGAGCTTGCCGGCCAGCACGGCCGTCCCTTCTGCAGCCACCACGGCAGCCCGGGAGCTGAGCTGCCGAtgggcaggggaaggcagcGCCCTGCAGAGGCGGCAGCCCCCGGGCGCTCTGCTCGATTACCGCAGCAGCGTGGGGCGCGTCCGGGAGATCTCCTCCTACCAAGCCGATTACTGGGCCTGTGCCATTCCGGATTCGCTGCCCCCCTCTCCGGACCGCAGCTCGCCCCACTGGGACCCCAACAAAGAGTACGAGGACTTGCTGGACTATGCTTACCCGCTGAAGCCGAGGTACAAGCTGGGAAGGATGCCAGAGCCTTTCCTCCATGACTCAGGAATAGATCTGGAcagcttttctgcttctcctgagGGCATGTCCAGGTCCACCAGCATCTACGGCCGAGCTGGGCAGGCTCGGGGAAGCAGAGAAAATGGACTTTGGGAGTTTGTGGCCTCTGCAGAGAGATTCTCCACCCCAAGGCCTGGGAAAAGAGTCTTCTCAGGAACTGGCTCATACTTTGAACCTTCACCTATTGCCAAAGCATCATTTGCAAGGAGTGCTTCCTCTCACCTTTCCAGAGGTGTTGCTAAGGATGAATCATCTGGGCCaagctcacctgggcaccttGCTGCCAATGGGAGAAGCTGGGATACCAGAGGAGGCTCCTGCCGAAACTACACAGGGCGGGTGAAAAGCACCAGTGGGTTTTTACCCACCACAGGAATGCTCCCCCTGAGgaaggagtgggagagtgatgaagaatttctttccctGCCTCCAACACTGAAGGAGCTGGAAAGGCTGGCTCAGTTTTTGTCCAATCTCTCCTTAACAATAAGGACGCCTGGGCATGACCACCATAACCTTCCACATCACAGCACCAGCAAGCAGCCCCTTTCATCTCGGTTGGCTCCTTTTGAAGAAGTGAGAGGTGGGGATGACAGAGGGAGTACTGAGGGTTATGCTGGGCGGTGGCAACACCGCCGCTCCCGAAAGCCCAGCTGGGAAAACACAGAATTGTACGGCTGGATCCACAGGGATCCTCCCCACAGGCTTCATCTACCAGCTGGTCTCAGGGACACATTGGATAGGATGTGCCTAAATGAACCACGGGTCACGGGGGATCCAAAGAAGAGCCAGCAGAGCGAGTCCCTTATCCAGTGTGTTAAG ATGTTTTGCTGCCAGCTGGAAGAGCTGATCCGTTGGCTGTACACCGTGGTGGATGTCACCGGCAGCTGGGTGCCACCCTCGCCCGATGCCGAGAGCGTCTTGGCATCGCTGCGCCGCTACCTG GAATTCAGGAAGGATGTGGCCGACCACCGGAGCCTGACTGAGAGCGTGCTGGAGAGGGGAGAAGCTCTCCTGGACTGCATGGCATCGAATTCACCAG CCTTGAAAGACACGCTGGCTCTGATTGCCAAACAGTCGGAAGAGCTGGAAAGCCACGCAGAGCACCTGTACAAGTCCATCCTGGCTGCCGTGGGGGGCAAGGACGTGGGGCAGGACAAGGAGGGCTCAGcacacagctgctccctgg GTGCTGCCTCCGTCAGACCTAGGCTGCGTTAG